The window GTGCCGGATGAATCAAATTGATCATAAACCATTCTTCCATTGTCTAAAAAAATAGGAAATGGAAGCTCATTAATTGTAAAAATGCTTTTAATATCGCTTTCTGTCACTTGGCCTGCATTGAAGCTCGTATGAATGCCTATAACCTGAACCTCTTTATTTTCTTTTTGTAATTCATAGGCCAAAGGAATAGCTCTACCTGTACAGCCCAAACATTGGTTGTTATAGATAATGACCAAAAGTGATTTGCCCTGGTATTTTTTAATCAGATCAACTGAATTGTTGTTGAAATCGCGAACAAGAATTGATTCAACTGAGTCATTTTCTTTTAACATGGTATTTTTAAGTTTCGTATCTT of the Cyclobacterium marinum DSM 745 genome contains:
- a CDS encoding TlpA family protein disulfide reductase, whose amino-acid sequence is MLKENDSVESILVRDFNNNSVDLIKKYQGKSLLVIIYNNQCLGCTGRAIPLAYELQKENKEVQVIGIHTSFNAGQVTESDIKSIFTINELPFPIFLDNGRMVYDQFDSSGTPQWILITKGGKLSRTIFGSQEGAQNRLYYAIEQLKGK